The following proteins come from a genomic window of Triticum aestivum cultivar Chinese Spring chromosome 6A, IWGSC CS RefSeq v2.1, whole genome shotgun sequence:
- the LOC123130714 gene encoding vegetative cell wall protein gp1, with protein sequence MPPPCGASVPSPTCPLAPHSVLHSPSPQIPFSPAPTRRGRCCRLAVTMADDLPEPSEDVEEHRRHLLRLLQPAVRAGRRCFPGSSSSSTFGTAAVTASSSPRPASSLSSELAPGAPPASPASPTRIHSSSKHPPRPNRPSSSTTAAAAITVDLHHRRLPASPSSSTASPGWWSPGARCHL encoded by the coding sequence ATGCCGCCCCCCTGCGGCGCCTCGGTCCCCTCCCCCACTTGCCCCCTCGCTCCCCACTccgtcctccactctccctctccccaGATCCCTTTCTCCCCTGCGCCCACCCGACGCGGCCGCTGCTGCCGCCTCGCCGTGACCATGGCCGACGACCTCCCCGAGCCAAGCGAAGACGTCGAGGAGCATCGTCGGCATCTCCTGCGTCTACTACAGCCAGCAGTGCGAGCTGGGAGGCGTTGCTTCCCCGGATCCTCGTCGTCTTCCACCTTCGGCACCGCCGCCGTCACCGCCTCATCGTCTCCGCGGCCAGCGTCGTCCCTTTCGTCCGAGCTTGCGCCAGGAGCTCCACCTGCCTCCCCTGCTTCCCCTACGCGGATCCACTCGAGCTCGAAGCACCCACCTCGACCGAATCGTCCGTCTTCCTCGACTACGGCCGCTGCGGCCATCACCGTCGATCTGCACCACCGGCGCCTCCCGGCCTCGCCGAGCTCGTCCACGGCTTCCCCGGG